Within the Catalinimonas niigatensis genome, the region ACTTTCACATTCATGGACTGCAAAGATTGCAGGGCTTTTTCCGAAGCGTACTCTGACATGCCTCTTAGGAGGCGCGAACCTGATTCAATGAGGTAGATATCCATGCGCCTGAAATCAAGCTCTTTAAAATTGTTAGGGAGTACATGCTGGCGAAGTTCTGCCAGCGCTCCTGCCATTTCTACACCAGTAGGGCCGCCCCCCACAATCACAATATCTATCAAGCTTTCAAATTCATCATGATTGATGGTGCGTACTGCTTTCTCAAAATTCTGAAAAATCAAACTGCGCAGATCCAATGCCTGAGGCACTGATTTCAGAGGCATGGCATTTTCTACTGTGGCTTGCAAGCGGAAGAAATTGGTTTTTGCACCTGTAGCCACCACCAGATAATCATAAGGTATTATCCCAATGTCGGTATACACTTCTTTGGAAGTTGTATTCACAGAGAGGACCTCTGCCATCCTGAACACCAAATTTGGATGGTTTTCAAATATTTTCCAGTAAGGGATAACTACCGAATCTGGCTCCAGACCACCGATGGCAATCTGGTAAAGCAGAGGCTGAAAAGTATGGTAGTTGCTTTTATCTATCAATACAATTTGAAACGGATCATTCCGCAAAGTTTTAGCAAGTGACAATCCGGCAAAACCTCCACCCAGTATTACAACGCGAGGGTAAGGTGAATCGGGAATATTGGGTTCCATCATTAGATAGTTTAAAGTTTTTTGAAGTACCTGAGATCAAGTAAAATCCGATAAAAACTTGGTTACCAGATTAGTATTTTGCTGTCAAACTTAGCTGCTTTCATATCAGGACCCTGGAACCTGGAAGCATCGCTCATACTCCTTGTCTATCAGTCAAGTATAAAGAATTGGTAGCGGCAGTCGCGCTGTCTTACGCTTCTTTCTCCCTTGGTAAGCAGTTTGCTAATTGCCTTTTAGTGCAGTCGTATGGCTACCGTCTATATCACCGCTAGATAAATCTAAGTTGGATTTGTTTTCAGATAATAAATTGACCCAGCAAGTCTTCCAAGCATTCAACTTGCAGCATCGCCCAACCCGGTTGCGATAGTGGCCAAACACAGTTTTATAGTGGAAGACCTTTTCACTAAACAGGGATTCAACAGGCAGCATG harbors:
- a CDS encoding NAD(P)/FAD-dependent oxidoreductase — its product is MMEPNIPDSPYPRVVILGGGFAGLSLAKTLRNDPFQIVLIDKSNYHTFQPLLYQIAIGGLEPDSVVIPYWKIFENHPNLVFRMAEVLSVNTTSKEVYTDIGIIPYDYLVVATGAKTNFFRLQATVENAMPLKSVPQALDLRSLIFQNFEKAVRTINHDEFESLIDIVIVGGGPTGVEMAGALAELRQHVLPNNFKELDFRRMDIYLIESGSRLLRGMSEYASEKALQSLQSMNVKVLLNTSVRDYNGRLVQLSHGKQILSSTLIWAAGVQGNIPAGIDKRLIVRGNRLSVDEYLQVPDTPDVFAMGDIAAIVSGEQHQPHAMIAPVAIQQGKLVAHNLIRLKKQKPLRPFIYKDRGVMATVGRHHAVVDLPFFRFSGVTAWMVWLMVHLMALVGYRNKLVVFLNWAFSYISYDYSLHLIIKPYERTTQPVAAVA